The following coding sequences are from one Neurospora crassa OR74A linkage group I, whole genome shotgun sequence window:
- a CDS encoding longevity-assurance protein, protein MGDSHTQSSSNGPDSRMRRNTATSSVPSSGITSSSSAALPPQRRTVKREKSGNPKNMNGPLYMQRNENIVLVRRVKRKGEGPLKQLTRWFVENQIGFAFNLLALLFLAHGCMPRARSHTGKYFTLSYYNPTTGQYGLGKDDGFLIFFCIILFTGLRAATLEYLFAPYAKSKGISKRKDITRFSEQAWLLIYYSVFWTLGLYIYWQSPHFFNLRELWTNWPNRELTGIMKGYMLAQLAFWLQQILVINIEERRKDHWQMFTHHIITICLIYASYRYGHTRVGNLILVLMDVVDLFLPLAKCLKYLGHSSACDFMFVVFMVSWFVARHVLYLTVCYSVYAHTTSIIPYGCFSGTPGNLKGPFQPPADKGALYLLEPLWNPDGLVCYDDTVKWTFLSMLLFLQALTIMWFSLIIRVALRVLRGEGADDTRSDDEGCEDVDAEDDEDETEFVYEEAQALAEEVGVDELDLKNWAERRRAGHGVGGVTATGVSLPGHSDRKELLGRIGCEKQVE, encoded by the exons ATGGGCGATTCCCATACCCAAAGCTCCAGCAATGGCCCCGACTCACGAATGAGGCGGAATACCGCGACATCCTCCGTTCCCTCCTCCGGAAttaccagcagcagcagcgcagcTCTCCCACCTCAGCGGAGGACTGTCAAACGCGAGAAGTCTGGCAACCCCAAGAATATGAATGGTCCCCTCTACATGCAGCGCAACGAAAACATCGTTCTTGTTCGTCGCGTCaagaggaagggagaggGCCCTCTGAAACAGCTGACGCGCTGGTTCGTTGAGAATCAGATCG GCTTCGCTTTCAAcctccttgccctcctcttcctcgcccaTGGATGTATGCCTCGCGCCCGCTCCCATACCGGAAAGTACTTCACGCTCTCGTACTACAACCCAACGACCGGACAATACGGCCTCGGCAAGGATGAcggcttcctcatcttcttctgcaTCATTCTCTTTACCGGCCTCCGCGCCGCCACGCTGGAATACTTGTTCGCGCCGTACGCAAAGTCCAAGGGCATTTCCAAGAGGAAGGACATCACCAGGTTTAGCGAACAGGCTTGGCTCCTGATCTACTACAGCGTCTTCTGGACTCTCGGTCTC taCATCTATTGGCAATCACCGCACTTCTTCAACCTCCGAGAGCTCTGGACGAACTGGCCCAACCGCGAGCTCACCGGGATTATGAAGGGATACATGCTTGCCCAGCTTGCCTTCTGGCTGCAGCAAATCTTGGTCATCAACATTGAGGAGCGCAGAAAGGACCATTGGCAGATGTTTACGCAtcacatcatcaccatctgcCTCATCTACGCCTCTTACAGATACGGCCACACCCGCGTGGGCAACCTTATCCTTGTCCTGATGGACGTTGTAGATTTGTTCCTTCCG CTCGCCAAGTGCCTCAAATACCTCGGCCACTCCAGCGCCTGCGACTTCATGTTCGTAGTCTTCATGGTTTCCTGGTTCGTCGCCCGCCATGTTTTGTATCTGACGGTCTGCTACTCCGTCTACGCTCATACGACCTCCATCATTCCGTACGGCTGCTTCTCTGGTACTCCCGGAAACCTGAAGGGTCCCTTCCAGCCGCCCGCTGACAAAGGCGCTCTCTACCTGCTCGAGCCGCTCTGGAACCCCGACGGACTGGTGTGCTATGATGACACGGTCAAGTGGACCTTCCTCTCGATGCTGCTCTTCTTGCAGGCGTTGACCATCATGTGGTTTTCACTCATCATCCGCGTGGCTCTACGCGTGCTCAGGGGCGAAGGAGCTGATGATACGCGCAGTGATGACGAAGGTTGTGAAGATGTTGATGcagaggatgacgaggatgaaaCTGAGTTTGTTTACGAGGAGGCTCAAGcgctggcggaggaggttggtgttgatgagcTTGACCTCAAGAACTGGGCGGAGAGAAGACGTGCCGGTCACGGCGTCGGCGGAGTGACTGCCACCGGCGTGAGTCTGCCTGGTCATAGTGATCGGAAGGAACTGCTCGGACGGATTGGGTGTGAGAAGCAGGTTGAGTAA
- the nuo20.8 gene encoding NADH:ubiquinone oxidoreductase 20.8kD subunit, with translation MASRIPQFNQQVLYDTTPLPDSIPKVKELGASSAPLMSAAYFIGARCRDYNDDFMQCKNENPGKGEFECLKEGRRVTRCARSVIADINKSCLEEFRKHWTCLEDNNQQLWQCRPAEWKLNKCVFENLGLKKEIPDQPPNVTPVHLRKQMIYAHWPIPRSAEPFVPPTQTGDNNKAPAAASSSS, from the exons ATGGCTTCTCGGATTCCCCA GTTCAACCAGCAGGTCCTTTACGACACCACCCCCTTGCCGGACTCGATCCCCAAGGTCAAGGAACTCGGTGCCAGTTCTGCCCCGCTTATGTCCGCCGCCTACTTCATCGGAGCCCGGTGCCGCGATTACAACGATGATTTCATGCAGTGTAAGAACGAGAACCCTGGAAAGGGCGAGTTTGAGTGTTTGAAGGAGGGCCGAAGGGTTACCCGATGCGCCCGGAGCGT TATCGCCGACATCAACAAGTCATGTCTGGAAGAGTTCCGCAAGCACTGGACATGCCTTGAGGACAACAACCAGCAGCTCTGGCAATGCCGACCTGCCGAATGGAAGCTGAACAAGTGTGTTTTTGAGAACTTG GGTCTCAAGAAGGAAATCCCCGATCAGCCCCCCAACGTCACACCCGTCCACCTCAGGAAGCAGATGATCTATGCGCATTGGCCCATCCCCCGTTCCGCCGAGCCTTTCGTTCCCCCAACACAGACTggtgacaacaacaaggcgCCAGCTGCCgcttcgtcatcgtcgtaa
- a CDS encoding nucleoporin Nup44, which yields MSLFGTAQQTGQSLFGAPQTGTSLFGQTQQQQQPQQQQQSTASILGQSQASQNPQLGSSLWQPGSQTTYQKPIPEQIQVITQKWDPTNPNCAFKTYLYNKVDEHAAPLYQPGPNDDPKEWEEALAKKPGPNYIPVLCAGFPAIVARLLLQRRVITEFNNKLHAINASLDEILSRHDLEHSVRALKAKRRHAELSKRCLALASRVQVLRNRGYALSSDEDELKQKLAKIDKHIQDPALSARMEELWSRLIILRGYADNLRDEINKPGFAESDGLDEEVEAKAKKILEDYEKQLQHLKQQVEEARKEYEDWEKEHQPTPAPM from the exons ATGAGTTTATTCGGTACAGCCCAGCAGACAGGCCAATCACTTTTCGGTGCTCCTCAGACAGGCACTTCGTTGTTTGGGCAAACG cagcaacagcagcagccgcaacaacaacaacagtcaACTGCCTCCATCCTCGGCCAGTCGCAGGCAAGCCAGAACCCGCAGTTGGGCAGCTCTCTATGGCAGCCCGGAAGCCAGACGACCT ACCAAAAGCCGATCCCGGAGCAGATTCAAGTCATCACTCAGAAATGGGACccaaccaaccccaactGCGCTTTTAAGACGTACCTCTACAACAAGGTCGATGAGCACGCCGCTCCCCTCTACCAGCCTGGACCGAACGACGACCCCAAGGAATGGGAAGAGGCTCTCGCGAAGAAGCCAGGGCCGAACTACATCCCCGTGCTGTGCGCCGGCTTCCCCGCTATCGTTGCGCGCCTGCTTCTCCAGCGGCGCGTGATCACTGAGTTCAATAACAAGCTGCATGCCATCAACGCCAGTCTGGACGAGATCCTGTCACGCCACGACCTCGAGCACTCGGTGCGCGCGCTCAAGGCGAAGAGGAGGCACGCGGAGCTGAGCAAGCGGTGCCTGGCGCTGGCGTCGCGGGTGCAGGTGCTGCGTAATAGGGGGTACGCGCTGAGCAgcgacgaggatgagctcAAGCAGAAGCTGGCCAAGATCGACAAGCACATCCAGGACCCGGCGCTGAGCGCGCGCATGGAGGAGCTCTGGAGTAGGCTGATTATCTTGAGAGGATATGCGGATAATCTGAGAGATGAGATCAACAAGCCGGGTTTTGCAGAGAGCGACGGACTtgatgaggaggttgaggcgaAAGCGAAGAAG ATTCTCGAGGACTACGAGAAGCAACTGCAGCACCTCAAACAGCAGGTCGAGGAAGCCAGGAAGGAATATGAAGACTGGGAGAAGGAGCATCAGCCCACTCCGGCGCCCATGTAA
- the tom5 gene encoding outer mitochondrial membrane translocase 5, translated as MFGGFQPPALSREELQAAEAEATFTIQRAVFTAVALYLSPFVIDAVSKVL; from the exons ATGTTCGGAGGAT TCCAGCCCCCTGCCCTCTCCCGCGAGGAGCTCCaggccgccgaggccgaggccacCTTCACCATTCAACGTGCCGTCTTTACTGCCGTTGCTCTTTACCTCT CTCCCTTCGTTATCGACGCCGTTAGCAAGGTTCTCTAA
- a CDS encoding glycine dehydrogenase has product MTAPGRVGRLGHIVGPSTMAFRGAMPARLPLRASTTISCPQPLVAASCLRLASSESSQRGKLMKIIPSTAWVQYPELFPVREDFASRHIGPDNSSIQEMLGVLDPPVESLDQFVQEVIPADILSKRELFPQTRVRFHATKKYPTRQGHQEWEIMKIAESMASSNRHSVKAQIGAGYYGTLTPEVIKRNVLESPAWYTSYTPYQPEISQGRLESLLNFQTMVTDLTGLPIANASLLDEGTAAAEAMTMSLNALPASRAKRPAKTYVLSNRLHPQTRAVLRGRAEGFGVNIITLDFHDPEFPSKLEELGDDLVGVMVQYPDTTGQVLDHRQLADLVHKQGALLSVATDLLALTMLTPPGEWGADIAFGNSQRFGVPLGFGGPHAAFFAVQEKHKRKMPGRLIGVSKDRLGGRALRLSLQTREQHIRREKATSNVCTAQALLANISSFYAVYHGPEGLRAIAERCNLGARVLESAAKFCGLQLYSPNNSCSAVPFDTLVINQDHIGKVLVYAARERGINIRFISTDSAGISVDETTTENDLISLIGAFQDAARSLKVTGRDEALDANPQVIFEHFLKHHAEQIKQSGPLGHLPEPLRRTSSYLTHPVFNTHHSETELLRYIHHLQSKDLSLVHSMIPLGSCTMKLNASAEMALITLPGFSNLHPFVPPDQSEGYSRLTKVLESQLIDITGMDACSLQPNSGAQGEFAGLRVIRKYLQSRAQSQRDICLIPVSAHGTNPASASMAGMRVVPIKCDTKTGNLDLADLEAKCKQYENELAAMMITYPSTFGVFEPAIKKVCQIVHAHGGQVYMDGANMNAQVGLCSPGEIGADVCHLNLHKTFCIPHGGGGPGVGPICVKEHLAGFLPTTKTMSNTELNLPVSSASYGSASILPISWAYNALMGGAGLKKATQVTLLNANYLLSRLKEHYPILYTNEHGRCAHEFIIDARPFEKTSGIQAIDIAKRLQDYGFHAPTMSWPVANTLMIEPTESESKEELDRFVDALIAIREEIREVEEGKQPREGNVLKMSPHPISDIIGGDGEAGNKWDRPYSREKAAYPLPWLREKKFWPSVARVNDTYGDLNLFCTCPPVEDTTGGNQSSIQEQ; this is encoded by the exons ATGACTGCTCCGGGACGTGTTGGCCGGCTGGGTCACATTGTCGGGCCCTCGACGATGGCTTTCCGAGGTGCCATGCCCGCTCGCCTACCACTGAGGGCGTCCACTACTATCTCGTGCCCACAACCGCTGGTGGCTGCCTCCTGCCTGCGATTGGCGTCAAGTGAATCTTCGCAAAGAGGAAAATTGATGAAGATCATCCCCAGTACTGCTTGGGTCCAGTATCCCGAGCTGTTTCCTGTCCGTGAGGACTTTGCGAGTCGCCATATCGGTCCCGACAACTCCAGCATTCAGGAAATGCTTGGGGTTTTGGATCCGCCGGTTGAGTCATTGGACCAGTTCGTCCAGGAGGTCATTCCCGCAGATATTTTGTCGAAGCGCGAGCTTTTCCCGCAAACCCGCGTCAGGTTTCACGCGACTAAAAAGTACCCTACCCGCCAGGGCCATCAAGAGTGGGAAATTATGAAGATCGCCGAGTCTATGGCCTCAAGCAACAGGCATAGCGTGAAGGCTCAGATTGGTGCGGGCTACTATGGCACTCTCACCCCTGAGGTCATCAAGCGAAACGTGCTCGAGAGTCCTGCTTGGTATACCAGTTACACACCCTACCAGCCTGAGATCAGCCAAGGCAGACTGGAATCCCTTCTCAACTTCCAGACCATGGTCACCGACCTGACCGGCCTTCCAATTGCGAATGCGAGCTTGCTGGATGAGGGAAccgctgctgccgaggcCATGACCATGTCGCTGAATGCTCTCCCTGCATCCAGAGCAAAGAGGCCCGCCAAAACCTATGTCCTCTCCAACAGACTTCATCCTCAGACCAGAGCCGTTCTCAGGGGCCGCGCCGAGGGTTTCGgtgtcaacatcatcactCTGGATTTCCACGACCCCGAATTCCCTTCCAAGCTCGAAGAATTGGGCGACGACTTGGTTGGTGTCATGGTTCAATATCCAGATACAACTGGCCAAGTGTTGGATCACCGACAGCTCGCCGACCTTGTTCACAAGCAAGGCGCTCTTCTCAGTGTTGCAACCGATCTTCTGGCTCTCACCATGTTGACTCCTCCAGGCGAGTGGGGTGCCGACATCGCATTTGGCAACTCTCAGCGGTTTGGTGTACCTCTGGGCTTTGGTGGCCCGCATGCGGCCTTCTTCGCGGTGCAGGAGAAGCATAAGAGAAAGATGCCAGGTCGTCTGATTGGTGTCTCCAAGGATCGTCTCGGCGGTCGCGCATTGAGATTGTCCTTGCAAACCAGAGAACAACACATCCGCAGAGAGAAGGCCACCAGCAATGTTTGCACTGCTCAAGCCCTTTTGGCCAACATCAGCTCATTCTATGCCGTTTACCACGGTCCCGAGGGCCTTCGGGCAATCGCGGAACGGTGCAACTTGGGGGCCAGGGTCCTGGAGTCTGCAGCCAAGTTCTGCGGGCTGCAGCTCTACTCGCCAAATAACTCTTGTTCGGCGGTGCCGTTCGATACCCTCGTCATCAACCAAGACCATATCGGCAAGGTCTTGGTATATGCCGCCAGAGAGAGAGGTATCAATATCCGCTTCATCTCCACCGATTCGGCCGGCATCAGTGTTGACGAGACCACCACCGAAAACGATCTTATTAGCCTTATTGGCGCATTCCAAGATGCTGCGAGGAGCCTCAAGGTCACAGGCAGGGATGAGGCCCTTGATGCTAACCCGCAAGTGATCTTTGAACACTTCTTGAAGCACCATGCCGAGCAGATCAAGCAGTCCGGACCGCTGGGTCATCTTCCAGAACCCCTGCGTCGAACTTCGTCTTACCTAACTCACCCCGTTTTCAACACGCATCACTCCGAGACGGAACTCCTTAGGtacatccatcatctccagtCCAAGGACTTGTCGTTGGTACATTCCATGATCCCCTTGGGCTCGTGCACCATGAAGCTCAACGCCAGTGCTGAGATGGCCCTCATCACGCTTCCCGGTTTCTCCAACCTTCATCCTTTCGTTCCGCCAGACCAGTCGGAGGGATACTCGAGGCTTACAAAAGTACTTGAAAGCCAGCTGATTGACATCACCGGTATGGATGCCTGCTCGCTTCAGCCCAACTCGGGCGCCCAGGGTGAATTCGCTGGCTTGCGCGTCATTCGCAAGTATCTCCAGAGCCGGGCACAAAGCCAACGTGACATCTGCCTCATCCCTGTCTCCGCTCACGGCACCAACCCTGCGTCGGCATCCATGGCCGGTATGCGTGTTGTTCCCATCAAGTGCGACACCAAGACGGGCAACCTTGATCTTGCCGACTTGGAGGCCAAGTGCAAGCAGTACGAAAACGAGCTCGCTGCCATGATGATCACGTATCCCAGTACCTTTGGTGTCTTCGAGCCTGCGATCAAGAAGGTCTGCCAGATCGTGCACGCCCACGGTGGACAGGTCTACATGGATGGCGCGAACATGAACGCCCAGGTTGGTCTCTGCTCTCCTGGAGAGATTGGGGCCGACGTCTGCCACTTGAACTTGCACAAGACGTTCTGCATTCCCCATGGCGGTGGCGGTCCTGGTGTTGGTCCCATTTGCGTCAAGGAGCACCTTGCTGGCTTCTtgcccaccaccaagaccatGTCAAATACCGAACTCAACTTACCCGTTAGCAGTGCCAGCTACGGCAGTGCCAGCATCTTGCCCATCAGCTGGGCCTACAACGCTCTCATGG GCGGTGCTGGTCTCAAGAAGGCCACCCAGGTTACCCTGCTTAACGCCAACTACCTCCTCAGCCGTCTGAAAGAGCACTACCCCATCTTGTACACCAACGAGCATGGCCGTTGCGCCCACGAGTTCATCATCGATGCCCGTCCGTTCGAGAAGACCTCCGGCATCCAGGCCATCGACATTGCCAAGCGTCTGCAAGATTATGGCTTCCATGCTCCCACTATGAGCTGGCCCGTCGCCAACACGCTCATGATTGAGCCTACCGAGTCCGAGTCCAAGGAGGAGCTCGACCGTTTCGTTGACGCCTTGATCGCCATCCGTGAGGAGATCCGTGAGGTCGAGGAGGGCAAGCAGCCTCGTGAGGGTAACGTCTTGAAGATGTCTCCTCACCCCATTTCTGACATCATtggcggcgatggcgagGCCGGCAACAAGTGGGATAGACCTTATAGCCGTGAGAAGGCTGCTTACCCGCTGCCGTGgctgagggagaagaagttcTGGCCTAGCGTTGCCCGTGTTAACGATA CGTACGGTGATTTGAACCTCTTCTGTACCTGCCCTCCGGTTGAGGATACGACTGGTGGCAACCAGTCCTCCATCCAGGAGCAGTGA
- a CDS encoding alcohol dehydrogenase III: MLPSPPSCVVSKRVVFLSQVTCRGSLSRLVHIPIQQPKGRFYSSRYLHRTHPCTRFGIMSKAADIPKEQWAQVTEKDGVITYKKIPVPTPGHDEVLVNIKYSGVCHTDLHALDNDWPLPRKTPVIGGHEGAGVVVQKGELVTNVDIGDKVGVKWLMSTCFHCTFCQQALESLCPKAQLSGYTKDGTFQQYCVANAAHLARFPPQTDLSAVAPIMCAGLTVYKGLKESDTRPGQYVAIVGAGGGLGTIGIQYAHAMGLNVIAIDGGKEKGEACKKLGASMYIDFKESKDLVADVKKATHDGLGPQGVVLLAPQEQPFQQATGYVRSHGTVVCIGMPAGAKVSMPVFDTVVRMIKVKGSYVGNREDTAEALDFFLRGKVHAPYKVIGLSQLQSVFDEMRANRVIGRYVMDMSK; the protein is encoded by the exons ATGCTTCCCTCTCCACCTAGTTGTGTTGTCTCAAAAAGAGTCGTCTTCCTATCACAAGTTACTTGCAGAGGTTCCCTTTCTCGTCTTGTTCATATCCCTATTCAACAACCAAAGGGCAGGTTCTATTCATCCCGCTATCTACACAGAACTCATCCTTGCACCCGCTTCGGCATCATGAGCAAGGCAGCAGACATCCCCAAGGAGCAGTGGGCGCAGGTTACTGAGAAGGATGGCG TAATCACCTACAAAAAAATCCCTGTTCCCACCCCCGGCCACGACGAAGTCCTCGTTAACATTAAATACTCGGGCGTCTGCCACACCGACCTGCACGCGCTCGACAACGACTGGCCCCTGCCGCGCAAGACCCCTGTGATCGGTGGTCACGAAGGCGCCGGCGTAGTAGTCCAAAAGGGCGAGCTGGTGACCAACGTCGACATCGGCGACAAGGTCGGCGTCAAGTGGCTCATGTCTACCTGCTTCCACTGCACCTTCTGCCAGCAAGCCCTAGAATCGCTGTGCCCGAAGGCGCAGCTCTCAGGTTACACCAAGGACGGCACCTTTCAGCAGTACTGCGTTGCGAACGCCGCACACTTGGCCCGGTTCCCGCCGCAGACCGATTTATCCGCCGTTGCGCCCATCATGTGCGCCGGTTTGACAGTGTACAAGGGTCTGAAGGAATCCGACACACGGCCGGGCCAGTACGTGGCGATTGTGGGTGCTGGAGGTGGGCTGGGCACAATTGGCATACAGTACGCCCACGCGATGGGGCTGAACGTGATCGCCATTGATGGCGGTAAGGAAAAGGGCGAGGCGTGCAAGAAGTTGGGCGCGTCGATGTATATCGATTTCAAGGAGTCCAAGGACCTGGTGGCTGATGTGAAGAAGGCCACGCACGATGGACTGGGACCACAGGGCGTGGTCTTGCTGGCGCCGCAGGAACAGCCGTTCCAGCAGGCCACAGGCTATGTGCGGTCGCACGGCACCGTGGTCTGCATCGGCATGCCGGCGGGCGCCAAGGTGAGCATGCCGGTGTTTGATACAGTGGTCAGGATGATCAAGGTCAAAGGGTCGTATGTGGGCAACAGGGAGGATACGGCCGAGGCCTTGGATTTCTTCTTGAGGGGTAAGGTCCATGCGCCGTATAAGGTTATTGGGCTCAGTCAGCTTCAGAGCGTTTTCGACGAGATGAGGGCGAATAGGGTTATTGGAAGATATGTGATGGATATGAGCAAGTGA
- a CDS encoding ribosome biogenesis protein Sqt1: protein MTFPQDPQDPNHQDHQDNDMHGEDEIIQDDEIDEVLEGDDAEGDVAMDSDDDHEMGEGDEEILLHNDSIAYFDAHKDSVFAIAQHPIYPQLIATGGSEGEADDAPGKGYVIDTSAAVSRPVLPPSYQSDPSAGQQQNTELTPIFEIDGHTDSINAIAFTLPKGDFLASAGMDGRLRVYAVGTGHNQFQFKFIAESQETEEINWLLPCPSADFPNTLALGASDGSVWVFTIDPTDAASPIQIVQSYFLHTGPCTAGAWSPDGNLLATVSEDASMHVFDVWGVAAAKNLITDNGQTVVSLTEADQRFAVEGGLYSVAISPSGNFVAAGGAGGNIKIVGLPRLSEQPQQTKPTASRPAPAIRGPAGRRMPAPSQRSSAAAGTEPSAQAGAILASLAVQGDSIETLAFSPLPQTLLAAGSVDGSIAVYDTSRSFAVRKHIRGAHDGEAIVKVDFVKSATSQPGTHGWLLTSCGLDGVVRRWDLRGATASQQTVQGGTAVSGLMKEWRGHSGGEGGGVLGFVQGETGERVVTAGDDGVVLVFEA, encoded by the coding sequence ATGACGTTCCCGCAAGACCCCCAAGATCCTAACCACCAGGATCACCAGGATAACGACATGCACGGCGAGGACGAGATTATCCAGGATGATGAGATTGATGAGGTTCTTGAGGGTGACGACGCTGAGGGTGATGTTGCCATGGACTCCGATGACGACCACGAGATGGGTGAAGGCGACGAGGAGATTCTCCTACACAATGACAGCATCGCCTACTTTGACGCCCACAAGGATTCCGTCTTTGCCATTGCGCAACACCCCATCTACCCACAGCTTATCGCGACAGGCGGTTCCGAAGGCGAAGCCGACGATGCGCCCGGCAAGGGCTACGTGATCGACACCTCCGCTGCCGTCTCGCGCCCCGTTCTCCCTCCCAGCTACCAGTCCGACCCGAGCGCCGGCCAACAGCAGAACACCGAGCTCACCCCCATCTTCGAGATCGACGGGCACACCGACAGCATCAACGCTATCGCCTTCACACTACCCAAGGGTGACTTCCTCGCCAGCGCCGGCATGGACGGCCGGTTACGCGTGTACGCCGTTGGCACGGGCCACAACCAGTTCCAGTTCAAGTTCATCGCCGAGTCACAAGAGACAGAAGAGATCAACTGGCTTCTTCCCTGCCCATCGGCCGACTTCCCCAACACGCTCGCACTCGGCGCCTCCGACGGTTCCGTGTGGGTCTTTACCATTGACCCTACCGACGCCGCTAGCCCGATCCAGATCGTCCAGTCTTACTTCCTGCACACGGGGCCGTGCACGGCCGGCGCCTGGTCGCCCGACGGCAACTTGCTCGCCACTGTATCTGAGGACGCCTCCATGCACGTCTTCGACGTCTGGggcgtcgccgccgccaagaatCTCATCACCGACAACGGCCAGACCGTCGTCTCGCTCACCGAAGCCGACCAGCGCTTCGCCGTCGAAGGCGGTCTCTACTCGGTCGCCATCTCGCCCTCGGGCAACTTCGTCGCCGCCGGCGGCGCAGGCGGTAACATCAAGATCGTCGGTCTGCCGCGCCTTTCCGAGCAGCCGCAACAAACAAAACCAACAGCCTCCCGTCCCGCCCCTGCCATTCGCGGCCCTGCCGGCCGTCGCATGCCCGCCCCTTCACAACGTTCTTCCGCTGCTGCGGGTACCGAGCCCTCAGCCCAAGCAGGCGCCATCCTCGCCTCCCTCGCCGTGCAAGGGGACAGCATCGAAACCCTTGCCTTCTCTCCCTTGCCGCAGACCCTCCTGGCTGCCGGCTCGGTAGACGGTAGCATCGCCGTGTACGACACGTCCCGCTCTTTCGCGGTCCGCAAGCATATCCGCGGCGCGCACGATGGCGAGGCGATTGTCAAGGTGGACTTTGTCAAGAGCGCGACTTCGCAACCTGGCACGCACGGGTGGTTGTTGACGAGCTGCGGGTTGGATGGTGTAGTCAGGAGATGGGATCTGCGTGGCGCGACGGCGAGCCAGCAGACGGTGCAGGGCGGTACCGCGGTGAGCGGGTTGATGAAGGAATGGAGGGGACACAGTGGTGGAGAAGGCGGTGGTGTTCTGGGATTCGTGCAAGGGGAGACAGGGGAAAGAGTTGTCActgctggtgatgatggtgtggtGTTGGTTTTTGAGGCTTGA